From Acidianus brierleyi:
CCATCCTCTCCAGTCCAGCCTGATCTACTTAATAAGAATACATCTTCTCCTAAGAAATGAGTATTCAGCCTAAACTGTAAATTATTTAAATCAACTTTTTCAAGACGTTCCCAAATTCTTCTTCCTTGTATAGCTAGCATAACGTAATTTAATGTTAGATCTTCTACGTCTAATGAGGAGTTATTTTTTATCCATTTTATTACCTTCTCCCTATTTAGAGCATTAGTTACTATAAGAAATTCATTTTCTGATACTTTATATGTCATAACATCGTCTATGAATCCACCTTTATCATTAAGAAAAGCTGTAGGCCCTATCATGTATCCGGGTTCCTTTTTGCTAAGAGATTTAGCTACTAATCTCTCTATTTCTTCAATTTTTCCATTTATTCTTAATCTTCCCATATGAGATAAATCAAAAAATGCAACGTCTTGCCTTACTTTCATATGTTCTTCTTGATACGAAGAATATTCCATCGGCATTTCCCATCCTGCAAATTCTCCAAAATTAGCTCCCAATTTTTCTTCTATATCTTGAACTGGACTACGAAACATTATTATTCCACTTAATACTGGTTGTTTGTTAAGGAATTTATATGGAAATGCATCCTTGGTTACCAAATCTAAAATACATTGATGAAATGCTAACTACAATAGGAGCAAAAAATATAGACGATTTATTTAATGATGTACCTAAGGAAATCCTATTAAATAGACCGTTAAATATAGGTTATCAGAAACCACTATCAGAGTATGAAATAAGCTCTAGAATAGAAGAATTAGAAAGAAAAAATAAGCAACTAATATTCCCTCCTTTTCTAGGAGGAGGATTTTGCCCTCATTATATTCCACAAGCTGTTAAAATGATACTTTCTAGATCAGAATTTTATACCTCGTATACTCCTTATCAGCCTGAAGCTAATCAAGGCTTGTTACAAGCTCTTTTCGAATACCAAAGTTATATGGCAGAATTACTACAAATGGAAGTAGTAAATTCGTCTCTTTATGATTGGGGAGGAGCACTTGCTGAAGCAATTTTAATGTCCAACAGAATTAATGGAAAAAGAAGAATAATAATACCAAAGAATATGAACCCATTACATAGGGATGTAGCAGAGACCTGGACAAGAGGGAAAGGAATAGAGTTTGTAGATGTTAACTATAATTCTGAAGGAAAAATAGACATTAACGATCTCGAAAATAAAATTTCAAACGAAGTTTCTGCGATTTATTTTCAGCAACCTAACTATTTTGGTATTTTTGAAACAGAAATTGAGAGTATAGTAGAATTAGCAAAAAGGAAGGGTATAATAACTATAATGGGCGTTAATCCTTTATCTTTAGCCTTAATAAAACCTCCAGGAGAATACGGAGTAGATATAGCTATAGGAGACGCACAAGAGATTGGCATTCCTCTAAATGCAGGAGGCCCTTCTCTAGGAATTTTCGCAACCAGATGGGATAGTAAGTTAGTAAGGCAAATGCCTGGAAGGATTGTAGGACTAACAGAAGACTCGTCAGGTAAACGTGGATTCACACTTATCTTACAGACTAGAGAACAATTCGCTAGGAGAGAAAAAGCAACTTCTAATATAACAACTAATGAGGCATTATTAGGTATAGCTGTTTCAGTATATTTGTCACTCTTAGGAAAATATGGAATAAAGAAACTTGCTGACGAAGTCTATTATAGAAGTCATTATGCAGCAAAGAGATTACAAGATAGAGGCTTAGGCAAAAGACGCTTTACTGGAGATTTCTTTGAGGAATTCCTATTCGACTTTCCTATAGATTACAACAAAATTAACTCCTATTTACTTTCAAAGAATATACAAGGAGGATTACAAATGGATGCAAAATCAGCCTTATTTTGCTTTACCGAATTGCATTCAAAACAAATGATAGATTTTTTAGTAGAACAAATAGAGGAAGTAATAAAAAATGTGGAAGCAAGCAAGTTGGGATGAGCCTATAATATTCGATTTTAAAGGAAAACAAAGACAAGGTATAATAATACCAGAGGATGATGAAATAAAAAATGAAATACAAGTCGAAATACCAGAAAAAATTAGGCGAAATTCAGAATTAGAGTTCCCTCAAATGTCCGAACTAGAGGTTGTTAGACACTATACTAGGTTATCTCAAATGAGTTTTGGTGTAGATATAGGCATGATGCCACTAGGTTCGTGTACTATGAAATATAATCCAAAAATAGAAGAAAAAACACAAGAACTTGTAGAAAATGTTCATCCATTACAAGATATAAGTACCATGCAAGGGGTATTGGAATTATTATATGAAATGCAAAAGTGGATAGCTGAAGCAACAGGAATGGATAACTGTAGTTTCCAAGTTCCTGCAGGTGCGTCTGGAGAGCTAGCAGGAGTTTTGATGACTAAAAAATTTCATGAAAATAAAAATCAAAATAGAACAGAAATGCTTGTAGCAGATACAGCTCATGGAACAAATCCAGCTAGTGCAGCAATGGCTGGATATAAGGTAATTTATGTAAAAACTAATGAGAAAGGTCTTGTAGATTTAGATATACTTAAAGAAATTGTAAACGAGAATACAGCCGGCTTTATGCTAACTAATCCCAATACTCTCGGATTATTTGAAGAGAACATTATGGAAATCTCTAAAATAATTCACAATGATAACGGAGTATTATATTACGATGGAGCTAATCTTAATGGAATACTTGGAGTAGCAAGACCTGGAGATATGGGCTTTGATATAGTTCACGTAAATTTACACAAAACATTTGCAGTGCCCCACGGAGGAGGAGGACCTGGGGCTGGTGCAATATGTGCTAAAGGGGAGCTAGCAGAATACTTGCCATATCCAATAATTGAAAATATAGATGGTAAATTTGAGTTCGTAAAACCTAAGAAGTCTATAGGGAAAATGTCTACTTTCTACGGAAATGTAGCTAATATAGCAAGAGCATATTCGTATATACTAGGAATGGGAGCAGAAGGAATATCTATGGTAGGTAAAATGAGTACATTAGCTACCAATTATTTGATAACCAAGTTAAAAGGAGTAAAAGGAATGGAATTACCTTTTTCTGGAATATATAGAAAACATGAAGTAGTATTCAGTGTAAAGCAATTAATGAATGATACAGGAATTACAGCTTTTGATGTAGCGAAGGCTCTTCTAGATAGAGGATTTTATGCACCTACAATATATTTTCCTCCAATAGTGGAAGAAGCATTAATGATAGAAGCAACAGAAACAGAACCTAAAGAAACTTTAGACGAATTTGCGGACGCGTTAAAAAATATTCTAGAAACAGCATATGCTAATCCTAAAGATATTTTGGAATCTCCTCATAATACTTCAGTTAGGAGGTTAGATCAAGTAAAAGCTAATTATCCATCTACTATAACACCAACATACCTAGTGAAAAAACTTAGAAACCAAAACAAAATAAATTTACTTAAATAATAGAATTTATTAAAATTGATATATATCCTAAATAAGGTATTGAAAATATGATTCCATGAAATTCGTCTACCTTACCTAGTACATAATTAGACGGAATACCTTGTGGTGGTTCTAATCCTATCTTACTGTCAGGGACTGGATTAGATATTCTATCAACACCTTGTGTTATATAATGTTTTACTTCGTTATAATTATCTACATACACAACTCTATGAATAACGTAAGCATCTATAGCTGGAGATTTATATATTATTATATTTCCAATAGTAATATTATGTGGAGATGCATAAAAAGTAAGTGAACCATTCTGAAAGACTGGATACATAGAAACTCCTTCAACGCTTGCCGAACTTATAACATTAGAAAAATACAATAAATATATTACAAGAATAAGTATTATTAATATTATGTCACTCTTCTTCATCTAAATCACTAAGATCTAACTCTATAATATCCCCCTGATCACGTTTCTGTTCCTTTTTCTCTTCTCCGCCAAATTTTTTAACTCCTTTTTTACCTTCAACCTCTACAGAAGAGTCTCCTGCTTTAATCTTAGACACTACTGCCCTCCATTTATGCCCACATTTAGGGCATGTATACGAACCCATTACAGTTATTGTTATTCTTCCGTAGGAATCAGGCAAAGGAGATATTAAATTCCATGTCTTTGTAGGCTTATCAACAACTGTCCCACAATTAGGGCACACGTTTGACTCTTTTTGCTTCTTTGGCATAAGTAGTGTTTTGTTTCATAGTTTATAAAATAGCACTATAATAACAGCACTAATAAAAAATAATAAACCATCGTATAAATGTTTGGTCTTATTAGCAATAAGAAGAATATATCCCAATATATTAAATATAGCTAATAAAAATATTAGAAAAATATTACAATAGAAATAAGATACTAAATAAGGAGCAGTTATCCATGCAGTTAAGAAATATTTTTCATTACTAAGCCTACCTCTTAATATTCTAAAGTAAATTGGAGAAAGTAGGCCATAGATTATGAAAATTAGCGCAGCATAGTATAACATAATAACTCTTAGCTAATAAAATAAACATGTGATTAAAAAAATGTCGGATATTTTTGAGATAAAAAAGGTAGAAGGATTAGAAATAATAGATTCAAGAGGAAACTTTACCGTAAGATCTTTTGTAACTACAAAAGGCGGAGTAAGAGATTTCGGTGATGCACCAGCAGGAGCCTCTAAAGGAGAACGAGAAGCAGTAGAACTCAGAGATAAAGATGGAGGAGTTAGAAGCGCTGTGCGTTCAATTAACTATTATATAAATTATGCCTTAGCTAAGCTTGATGTAAGAGATCAGGATAAGATAGACAGGCTTATGATAGAATTGGATGGCACAGATAATAAGTCAAGATTAGGAGCAAACTCAATGATATCTACATCAATAGCAGTAGCTAAAACTGCAGCAAAGGCAATGGGAATTGAGATTTTTAATTACATAGGAGGATTTCGATCGCATAAAATTCCGATTCCATTACTTAATATACTTAATGGAGGAATGCATGCAGGCAACGAACTTAAGATACAAGAGTTTCTCATAATACCTGTAGGTTTTAGTACCTTCAGTGATGCAATAAAAGCTTCGACAAGCATATATAGAACGTTAAAAAATTTAATATCAGAAAAATTCGGGAAAATATACACTTCGTTAGGAGATGAAGGAGGAGTGTCTCCTCCATTATCTAAAACCGAAGAAGCCTTAGATCTTGTTTATACTGCAATAAAAAATTCTGGATATGACAATGAAATTTTATTAGGAATGGACGCGGCGTCTTCCGATTTCTATAATTCTAAACTGAACGTATATGAAATTGACGGTACAAAAAAAACTCCGGATGAAATGATAGATTTCTATAAGGAACTATGTGAAAGATATCCTATTCTTTATTTAGAAGATCCTTTTGATGAAAATGATTTTGAGAGATTTTCCAGATTACAGAGTAAACTCTCAAAAGTTATAATAACTGGAGATGATTTATATACTACTAACATTAAATATCTTAAAAAAGGTATTGAAATGAAATCTACTACTGGAGTTATAGTCAAATTAAATCAAATAGGTACAGTTACAGAAACTTTAGATTTCTTTGACCTAGCTAGGGAAAACTCAATTAAAACAGTAATAAGTCATAGAAGTGGAGAGACTGAAGATAATTTCATAGCAGACCTAGCTGTAGGCTTAAATAGCGATTTTATAAAAACAGGGGCTCCAGCAAGAGGCGAAAGAACTAGCAAATATAATAGATTATTGGAAATTGAGAAAGAATATGAATTCAAATATAATAAAATTTAACTTTTTACGGCAATATTATGCCTATCACTATAAGCATTCCTGCTAATATCAGTAAAAACAATAGAAACTGTCTCGTAGTCATTCTAGGTATTGATGAAAATGCCTTAAATAAACCATACGAAATCCCACCTAGAAGCATTAAGCCTATAATTGCTAATCCTATGATTATTAAAATCTCAGAAACTGAACCACTATTCACATGACTATTAAATATTTGTGAAGTTATGTTATAAAGGGATCCTAATGCCATTTTCCTCAAATATATAGCTACCATCATAAAGTTTATTTATAGTCTTACACGTAATATTACTAAGCCGATGATGAAGGTTAAAAGCTCTTATAGGATGAAGAAAAAGACCTTCTGAGGAGCACTAATCCTTTTAAACAATATAAAACGAACAATTAACTTTGAGGAGTATTACCTATGGTAGTATCATCTGAAATTTTAATGAAATTTATAGGACAAAAAATCAAAGATCCGTACAATAGGGACTTTGGATACTTAGTTCATGTTTATACAGAAATAGATGGAACAGTAACAGGTATAGAAATAAATCAAGGAAGCACATTTACTACTATAGACCCTTCTAGGGTTAAGCTCGACAACGATAGTTTAATAATTTTACCAGATTGGAAAGCTGCTGCAATAAGAACATTAACTTTAATGGAAAAAATTAGAAAAAGACAAAGAGCATTAGACGAGTTATATTCTAAGCAAGAAATTCCAAAATCTACATACGATGATATGAAAAGGAAATTAGATAGTGAAATGCTGAAAATAAAGGATGAATATATAAAAATAAAAAACTCGCTAAAAAATAGATTAAATGAAGTTGAAGATCAACTAACACAAATAGATAAAGCAATGATAGCAGTTAAAATGAGTTATATATCTGCTGAACTATCAGAATCAGCATATAAAGGTTCAGCAGAGATACTTAGATTAGCTAAAGATAGTTACACATTAGAGAAAGACGATATTAGAAAAACATTAGAAAAATTAGATCTGCTAGATAAAGAAGGTATTGATATAAAAACCCCCGGGCAAGTAATAGGCTCACAAGATCAGGGTACTAAGAACGACCAGAACAAATCGGAAATACCGGTTCCAATACCAGTAAAGGTAATAAATACTTTATGACTAAGCCAGTGAAATAGGATGCTAAAAAAGTTATTCCTTTCTTACTTTAATTCTGACAAGAAAAAAAAGGAACAATTAGGTAGACTTCTAACTGAAATATCAATAAAATTAAAAGATCAGCAAACAAGATTAGATGAATCTATAAGGAGATTAAAAGAAAGAGATAAGGATCTTTTCGATAAAGTAGTTAGAGCACAAATAGATGGAGATATAGCTAGAGCTACTATTTATGCACAAGAAATTTCGGATATAAGAAAAATGATTAAAATAATATATACTGCATATCTAGCTATTGAAAAGGTTAGATTAAAACTTGATACTGTTCAAGAATTACAAGGAGTATCTTTGGTGTTGTTCCCAATTGTAAAAATACTAGGAGAATTAAAAGATCAAATAAGAGGAATATCCCCTGAAGTCGCAATTGCCTTAGATTCTATAACGAGTAGCGTAAATAGCATTGCAATAGAGACAGGAATGATAAATGATAAAGGTATAATGCCAGCTTCGGTTGACGAGCAGGCTAAAAAAATTATGGAGGAAGCACAGAAGAATGCAGAAGTAAAGATGAAAGAACTGTTACCAGATTTACCTCATCCTCCTTCAGAAGTTCCATCAAAAGCAGAAATTAAGAGAAAACTAAATGAAAAGGAAATACTAAACTACATCTCAACTACAGGAGGTTTCCTTGATATAGACTTCATATCAAAAACATATGGCGTAGAAAAACAAGAAGTCTTTAC
This genomic window contains:
- the gcvT gene encoding glycine cleavage system aminomethyltransferase GcvT, which produces MFRSPVQDIEEKLGANFGEFAGWEMPMEYSSYQEEHMKVRQDVAFFDLSHMGRLRINGKIEEIERLVAKSLSKKEPGYMIGPTAFLNDKGGFIDDVMTYKVSENEFLIVTNALNREKVIKWIKNNSSLDVEDLTLNYVMLAIQGRRIWERLEKVDLNNLQFRLNTHFLGEDVFLLSRSGWTGEDGIEVWAKPDSAKKIIEKLYNKGVFPAGLIARDSLRQEMGFVLYGEDINEDINPIEARYWVFSLDKDFIGKEMIINYLKHGVDKFRIGFKLSKGERALPRSGQRIKILDVDIGYVTSSTYSPYLSRSIGMGYIKSKNFVLGYSADVEIRNKKYSIKFSDFPLVKL
- the gcvPA gene encoding aminomethyl-transferring glycine dehydrogenase subunit GcvPA, encoding MEMHPWLPNLKYIDEMLTTIGAKNIDDLFNDVPKEILLNRPLNIGYQKPLSEYEISSRIEELERKNKQLIFPPFLGGGFCPHYIPQAVKMILSRSEFYTSYTPYQPEANQGLLQALFEYQSYMAELLQMEVVNSSLYDWGGALAEAILMSNRINGKRRIIIPKNMNPLHRDVAETWTRGKGIEFVDVNYNSEGKIDINDLENKISNEVSAIYFQQPNYFGIFETEIESIVELAKRKGIITIMGVNPLSLALIKPPGEYGVDIAIGDAQEIGIPLNAGGPSLGIFATRWDSKLVRQMPGRIVGLTEDSSGKRGFTLILQTREQFARREKATSNITTNEALLGIAVSVYLSLLGKYGIKKLADEVYYRSHYAAKRLQDRGLGKRRFTGDFFEEFLFDFPIDYNKINSYLLSKNIQGGLQMDAKSALFCFTELHSKQMIDFLVEQIEEVIKNVEASKLG
- the gcvPB gene encoding aminomethyl-transferring glycine dehydrogenase subunit GcvPB, encoding MWKQASWDEPIIFDFKGKQRQGIIIPEDDEIKNEIQVEIPEKIRRNSELEFPQMSELEVVRHYTRLSQMSFGVDIGMMPLGSCTMKYNPKIEEKTQELVENVHPLQDISTMQGVLELLYEMQKWIAEATGMDNCSFQVPAGASGELAGVLMTKKFHENKNQNRTEMLVADTAHGTNPASAAMAGYKVIYVKTNEKGLVDLDILKEIVNENTAGFMLTNPNTLGLFEENIMEISKIIHNDNGVLYYDGANLNGILGVARPGDMGFDIVHVNLHKTFAVPHGGGGPGAGAICAKGELAEYLPYPIIENIDGKFEFVKPKKSIGKMSTFYGNVANIARAYSYILGMGAEGISMVGKMSTLATNYLITKLKGVKGMELPFSGIYRKHEVVFSVKQLMNDTGITAFDVAKALLDRGFYAPTIYFPPIVEEALMIEATETEPKETLDEFADALKNILETAYANPKDILESPHNTSVRRLDQVKANYPSTITPTYLVKKLRNQNKINLLK
- a CDS encoding signal peptidase I — its product is MKKSDIILIILILVIYLLYFSNVISSASVEGVSMYPVFQNGSLTFYASPHNITIGNIIIYKSPAIDAYVIHRVVYVDNYNEVKHYITQGVDRISNPVPDSKIGLEPPQGIPSNYVLGKVDEFHGIIFSIPYLGYISILINSII
- a CDS encoding chromatin protein Cren7, producing the protein MPKKQKESNVCPNCGTVVDKPTKTWNLISPLPDSYGRITITVMGSYTCPKCGHKWRAVVSKIKAGDSSVEVEGKKGVKKFGGEEKKEQKRDQGDIIELDLSDLDEEE
- the eno gene encoding phosphopyruvate hydratase, which translates into the protein MSDIFEIKKVEGLEIIDSRGNFTVRSFVTTKGGVRDFGDAPAGASKGEREAVELRDKDGGVRSAVRSINYYINYALAKLDVRDQDKIDRLMIELDGTDNKSRLGANSMISTSIAVAKTAAKAMGIEIFNYIGGFRSHKIPIPLLNILNGGMHAGNELKIQEFLIIPVGFSTFSDAIKASTSIYRTLKNLISEKFGKIYTSLGDEGGVSPPLSKTEEALDLVYTAIKNSGYDNEILLGMDAASSDFYNSKLNVYEIDGTKKTPDEMIDFYKELCERYPILYLEDPFDENDFERFSRLQSKLSKVIITGDDLYTTNIKYLKKGIEMKSTTGVIVKLNQIGTVTETLDFFDLARENSIKTVISHRSGETEDNFIADLAVGLNSDFIKTGAPARGERTSKYNRLLEIEKEYEFKYNKI
- the cdvA gene encoding cell division protein CdvA; translated protein: MVVSSEILMKFIGQKIKDPYNRDFGYLVHVYTEIDGTVTGIEINQGSTFTTIDPSRVKLDNDSLIILPDWKAAAIRTLTLMEKIRKRQRALDELYSKQEIPKSTYDDMKRKLDSEMLKIKDEYIKIKNSLKNRLNEVEDQLTQIDKAMIAVKMSYISAELSESAYKGSAEILRLAKDSYTLEKDDIRKTLEKLDLLDKEGIDIKTPGQVIGSQDQGTKNDQNKSEIPVPIPVKVINTL
- the cdvB gene encoding cell division protein CdvB, with the protein product MLKKLFLSYFNSDKKKKEQLGRLLTEISIKLKDQQTRLDESIRRLKERDKDLFDKVVRAQIDGDIARATIYAQEISDIRKMIKIIYTAYLAIEKVRLKLDTVQELQGVSLVLFPIVKILGELKDQIRGISPEVAIALDSITSSVNSIAIETGMINDKGIMPASVDEQAKKIMEEAQKNAEVKMKELLPDLPHPPSEVPSKAEIKRKLNEKEILNYISTTGGFLDIDFISKTYGVEKQEVFTLLKQMANKGLISLEG